From a single Ooceraea biroi isolate clonal line C1 chromosome 12, Obir_v5.4, whole genome shotgun sequence genomic region:
- the LOC105284282 gene encoding aquaporin AQPAe.a has translation MFAAEIVGTGILIFIGCMGCIGTMGPAPPPPLQTALTFGLTVNLIIMMLGHISGAHLNPAVTIGAVIVGLKSIPTAAVYVLGQFIGATVGYGLLKMITPAELFNDGNPNSTAGLCVTVVHPEVSSVQAILIEVFCTSCILCAACATWDPRCAHTTDSTALRFGLSVAAISFAASPYTGCSMNPARTFGPAFWNSAWKDQWIYWLGPILGALLGTYAYQILFAEKQSKKRVSVNLPQLDNICNINNEKI, from the exons ATGTTCGCGGCAGAAATCGTCGGCACAGGCATTCTCATATTCATCGGTTGCATGGGTTGCATCGGTACTATGGGACCCGCGCCACCTCCGCCGCTGCAAACTGCATTGACTTTCGGTTTGACGGTGAACCTTATAATTATG ATGTTAGGTCACATAAGCGGAGCTCATCTTAATCCGGCCGTCACGATCGGTGCTGTCATCGTGGGCCTGAAATCGATCCCGACAGCCGCGGTTTACGTCCTGGGCCAGTTCATCGGCGCTACCGTGGGATACGGACTCTTAAAA ATGATAACGCCGGCGGAGCTGTTCAACGACGGGAACCCAAATTCGACTGCCGGTCTTTGCGTCACGGTCGTCCATCCAGAAGTCAGCAGCGTGCAGGCAATACTAATTGAAGTGTTTTGCACGAGTTGTATACTATGTGCGGCCTGCGCCACGTGGGATCCCAGATGCGCCCATACTACAGACTCGACCGCTCTCCGATTCGGCCTATCGGTCGCTGCCATTTCGTTTGCGGCG AGCCCTTACACTGGATGTAGTATGAATCCAGCACGAACGTTTGGCCCCGCATTTTGGAATAGCGCGTGGAAAGATCAATGG ATTTATTGGCTTGGTCCTATCTTAGGAGCTTTGCTTGGGACGTATGCTTATCAAATACTGTTTGCGGAAAAGCAGTCAAAGAAGAGAGTCTCCGTTAATTTACCACAACTGGATAACatatgcaatataaataatgaaaaaatttaa
- the LOC105284281 gene encoding uncharacterized protein LOC105284281 → MSANDEGRVFRNLDYKSDTDYVIKVAKTLLTPVGIWPLYRGNSTSDKIKNFLQTGVIFCLMCFLLVPHVIYTFFDAEDLSRYMKVIGAQVFSLLAIIKFWTMIINREGIRYCLQQMEIQYRDVECEEDRLVMTNSAKIGRLFTVAYLGLSYGGALPYHIIMPLLADRVVKSDNTTQIPLPYLSNYIFFVVEDSPLYEIVFVSQIFISSIILSTNCGVYSLIATCVMHGCCLFEVVRRKMETILSNGTDDLHRRLGQVIEHHIQAIRFAEMIEKSLNIVFLCEMVGCTVIICFLEFGVLKEWEDGKVLPMGTYFVLMTSMYINVYIISAIGDRLKEESEKVGESSYFIEWYNLPTNIVGYLILMIIRSGRPSTLTAAKIFDLSLQGFCEVCKTSAAYFNFIRAMTT, encoded by the exons ATGTCGGCCAATGACGAAGGCAGAGTATTCCGGAATCTCGATTACAAATCAGACACTGACTACGTGATAAAGGTAGCCAAGACTCTGCTAACGCCGGTCGGTATCTGGCCGCTCTACCGCGGCAATTCCACGTCCGACAAGATCAAGAATTTCCTGCAGACGGGCGTGATATTCTGCCTGATGTGCTTTCTGCTGGTGCCACATGTCATATACACCTTCTTCGACGCGGAGGACCTAAGCAGGTACATGAAGGTGATAGGCGCCCAGGTGTTCAGCCTGCTCGCCATCATCAAGTTCTGGACGATGATCATCAACAGGGAAGGAATCAGGTACTGCCTGCAGCAGATGGAGATCCAGTACAGAGACGTGGAGTGCGAAGAGGATCGACTAGTGATGACGAACAGCGCCAAGATCGGCAGGCTCTTCACGGTTGCGTACTTGGGGCTGTCTTATGGTGGCGCATTGCCGTATCACATAATCATGCCGCTGCTGGCGGACAGGGTCGTCAAGTCGGATAACACGACGCAAATACCACTGCCGTACCTCAGCAACTACATATTCTTCGTGGTGGAGGACTCGCCGTTGTACGAGATCGTCTTCGTTTCGCAGATCTTCATCAGCAGCATCATCCTCTCGACAAACTGCGGTGTCTATAGCTTGATCGCTACTTGCGTGATGCACGGCTGCTGCCTCTTTGAGGTTGTTCGCAGAAAGATGGAGACGATCCTCAGCAATGGGACCGACGATCTGCACAGGCGACTCGGCCAAGTGATCGAACACCATATACAAGCCATCAG ATTTGCGGAGATGATTGAGAAATCGTTGAATATCGTCTTTCTATGCGAAATGGTTGGATGCACCGTTATTATATGTTTTCTAGAATTCGGAGTTCTTAAG GAGTGGGAAGATGGGAAAGTCTTACCGATGGGCACGTATTTCGTTTTAATGACATCGATGTAcataaatgtgtatattatatcaGCTATCGGTGATCGCCTGAAAGAAGAA AGCGAGAAAGTAGGAGAATCATCGTACTTTATCGAGTGGTACAATTTGCCGACGAACATCGTAGGCtatttgattttaatgataatcaGATCAGGCCGCCCATCAACTCTGACTGccgcaaaaatatttgatctCTCTCTACAAGGATTCTGCGAG GTCTGCAAGACGTCAGCGGCGTATTTCAATTTCATACGCGCGATGACTACATGA
- the LOC105284279 gene encoding uncharacterized protein LOC105284279, with protein MKIADASPVDERTLFQNFNYKSDTEYVMRIAKILLSPVGVWPLYRNDTILDKIKYFFHTSFVFSLMGFLLVPHVIYTFFDAEDLTRYMKVIAAQVFSLLGIIKFWTMIINRDEISCCLRQIEIQYRDVECEEDRLVMVRNAKLGRQFTIMYLGLLYGGALPYHIIMPLVAERIIKEDNTTQLPLPYLSDYIFFVVENSPVYEIFFVTQILFSTLILSTNCGVYSLIATCVMHACCLFEVARRHIETVMVDGTDGLHERFGHIIAQHTQALRFSEMIEKSLNIVFLSEMVGNTIIICFLEYGVLREWEDNQIFGTIIYLILAISILVNVFILSSIGDRLKEESEKIGEASYFINWYALPAKNMSNLIMMMVRSNRSSTLTAGKIFDISLQGFSDVCKTSAAYFNFIRMITA; from the exons ATGAAGATCGCGGACGCGTCTCCGGTCGATGAGCGTACGCTGTtccaaaattttaattacaaatcgGATACGGAATACGTAATGAGGATCGCCAAGATCCTGTTGAGCCCAGTCGGCGTCTGGCCGCTCTATAGGAATGACACTATACTCGACAAGATCAAGTACTTTTTCCACACAAGTTTTGTGTTCAGTCTGATGGGCTTTCTGCTGGTGCCGCACGTCATATACACCTTCTTCGACGCTGAGGATCTGACCAGGTACATGAAGGTGATAGCCGCGCAGGTGTTCAGCCTGCTGGGCATCATCAAGTTCTGGACGATGATCATTAATCGGGACGAAATCAGTTGCTGCTTGCGGCAGATAGAGATCCAATACCGAGACGTGGAGTGCGAAGAGGATCGACTGGTGATGGTGAGGAATGCCAAGCTCGGTAGACAGTTTACGATTATGTACTTGGGGCTGCTGTATGGTGGCGCGCTGCCTTACCACATAATCATGCCGCTGGTGGCCGAGAGGATCATCAAGGAAGACAACACGACGCAGTTACCACTGCCGTACCTCAGCGACTACATCTTCTTCGTGGTGGAGAACTCGCCGGTCTATGAGATATTCTTTGTCACGCAGATCCTGTTCAGCACCCTAATTCTGTCCACAAACTGCGGCGTCTACAGCTTGATCGCTACCTGCGTGATGCACGCCTGCTGCTTGTTCGAGGTCGCTCGTAGGCATATAGAAACGGTGATGGTCGATGGAACTGATGGTCTCCACGAGCGATTCGGCCATATAATTGCGCAGCACACGCAAGCACTCAG attTTCTGAGATGATCGAAAAATCGTTAAACATTGTTTTTCTGTCAGAAATGGTTGGAAATACCATTATCATATGTTTTCTTGAATATGGAGTTCTCAGG gaATGGGAGGACAATCAGATATTTGGCACgataatatatttgattttagCAATTTCGATTTTGGTAAATGTCTTTATCTTATCATCTATCGGTGATCGTCTTAAAGAAGAG AGTGAAAAAATCGGCGAGGCATCGTATTTCATCAACTGGTACGCTCTACCAGCGAAAAATATGAGCAACTTAATTATGATGATGGTCAGGTCGAATCGTTCATCAACTCTGACAGCCggtaaaatatttgatatctcTCTGCAAGGTTTCTCCGAT GTATGCAAGACGTCAGCGGCGTActtcaattttattcgaatGATTACAGCGTAA
- the LOC105284296 gene encoding odorant receptor 13a has product MGAWPLQQQPTILEIIVYIFSIAITTFLQLFMIIPWFLSIITANWSFYDIIRTACPLIFVNTIFLRYLLLLFHRDAIRSCINCVAEDWRNVVIAEHREIMLTNAKSGRFFGMVSVAFMFSSGLPYCVMPLLLPSPVNEDNVTIKVFPNPCELIFVDVQVSPFYEVAYTLDVFACCVFYTIFCGICSLTAKFVMHACGQCEILMDFFEKLVDGDDKNESTINQRISNVVTHHLRILKFVSDVDKVLNEICLAEFLNSSCNICLLGYYVIVDLRNHEPMIQIFVYFVACVSITFNIYIFCYIGEQLVDRAQKIGTTCYMIEWYQLPNDKARSMIFPIIMSSYPIELTAGKMLKMTMSSFSNILKISMTYFNLLREVSSRDV; this is encoded by the exons ATGGGCGCTTGGCCATTGCAACAACAGCCTACCATACTGGAGATTATCGTGTACATCTTCTCGATCGCCATTACCACGTTCCTGCAGCTGTTCATGATCATTCCCTGGTTTCTCAGCATAATTACCGCAAACTGGAGCTTCTACGACATTATCAGGACCGCGTGTCCGCTAATATTCGTGAATACCATTTTTCTGAGGTACCTACTGTTGCTGTTCCATCGTGACGCGATCAGGTCGTGCATCAATTGCGTCGCCGAGGACTGGCGTAACGTGGTGATAGCTGAACACCGTGAGATTATGCTGACGAACGCCAAATCGGGACGCTTCTTTGGTATGGTTTCAGTAGCGTTCATGTTCAGCAGCGGCCTACCTTACTGCGTCATGCCTCTACTCCTGCCGTCCCCTGTTAACGAAGACAACGTGACGATCAAAGTGTTCCCCAATCCCTGCGAGCTGATCTTTGTGGACGTCCAG GTCAGTCCGTTTTACGAGGTGGCGTACACATTGGACGTTTTTGCATGTTGCGTTTTTTATACCATATTCTGCGGAATTTGTAGTTTAACGGCCAAATTCGTTATGCACGCATGCGGCCAATGTGAGATTTTGATGGATTTTTTCGAGAAACTGGTTGACGGggatgataaaaatgaaagtaCCATCAATCAGAGGATCAGTAACGTGGTAACACACCATCTCCGAATACTCAA aTTCGTCTCCGATGTAGATAAGGTGCTGAATGAGATATGTTTAGCGGAATTTCTAAACTCTTCGTGCAATATATGTTTACTCGGGTATTACGTTATTGTg GATTTAAGGAATCATGAACCAATGATACAGATTTTCGTCTATTTTGTCGCCTGTGTGTCAATCAcgtttaacatatatatattctgttACATCGGCGAGCAACTTGTAGATCGAGCCCAGAAAATAGGAACTACATGTTATATGATCGAATGGTACCAGTTGCCAAACGATAAAGCGCGCAGCATGATATTTCCGATTATCATGTCGAGTTATCCGATTGAGCTTACTGCCGGGAAAATGCTGAAGATGACCATGAGCAGTTTTTCGAAC atcttaaaaatatcgatGACGTACTTTAATTTACTCCGTGAGGTCTCCTCGCGAGATGTGTAA
- the LOC105284297 gene encoding odorant receptor 24a — MMVDRKRRSASATDVTKENEQHVSDFRYAVQISVYLLKPIGAWPLDDDEATSWLKIAVHKVSTLIATFLMLFTIVPWIVQIIKEKWSVIQMLRTICPLLFTLTVFARYILLMLHQNQLKSCMDRVADDWRYTIIAEDRETMLANARMGRTFGIVSVVFMFSSGALFFSLPLVLPSLINEDNVTVRLHPSPCELLVFDSKITPVYEIVYLLQTLSGCTIYSAFCGICSLMANFVVHVCGQCDVLTLIFDETVDGGEHNRGPIEGRIATAVTRHLRMLRLVSDVSGLFTEICLVEFIQASCNICLIGYYIITDLNNNESFVQISMYVLALASIVFNVFMFCYIGDLLAERCQKLGTTCYTVEWYRMPPRKAVEMIMPITISRYPATLTAGKMMTMTLTTFSDILKTSMAYFNLLREFSIRDATRT, encoded by the exons ATGATGGTTGATCGGAAACGGAGAAGTGCGTCCGCCACCGACGTGACAAAGGAGAACGAGCAACACGTCTCAGACTTTCGTTATGCCGTCCAGATCAGCGTCTATCTGCTGAAGCCGATCGGTGCTTGGCCGTTGGACGACGATGAAGCCACCTCATGGCTCAAGATCGCCGTGCACAAAGTGTCCACACTGATCGCCACGTTCCTCATGTTATTCACCATCGTGCCGTGGATCGTGCAGATTATCAAAGAGAAGTGGAGCGTCATCCAGATGTTACGCACGATCTGTCCGTTGTTATTCACGTTAACGGTATTTGCGAGATATATTCTACTAATGTTGCATCAGAATCAGCTCAAGTCCTGCATGGACCGCGTGGCCGACGACTGGCGGTACACGATCATTGCCGAGGATCGTGAGACCATGCTGGCGAACGCCAGGATGGGCCGCACGTTCGGCATCGTATCCGTAGTCTTCATGTTCAGCAGTGGCGCGCTCTTCTTTTCGCTACCTTTGGTCTTGCCGAGCCTGATCAACGAGGATAATGTTACCGTAAGACTGCATCCGTCACCCTGTGAGCTCCTTGTATTTGATTCCAAG ATTACTCCCGTGTATGAGATCGTGTACCTGTTACAAACCCTGTCCGGTTGCACCATCTACAGTGCATTCTGCGGCATTTGCAGTCTGATGGCGAATTTCGTCGTGCACGTGTGCGGCCAGTGCGACGTGTTGACGTTGATCTTCGACGAGACCGTGGACGGCGGCGAGCATAATCGCGGTCCCATCGAGGGCCGAATTGCTACCGCAGTTACTCGACATTTGCGTATGCTGAG ATTGGTCTCTGATGTAAGTGGCTTGTTTACCGAGATATGCCTCGTGGAATTCATACAGGCCTCGTGTAACATATGTCTAATCGGCTACTACATCATAACC GACTTGAATAATAACGAATCGTTCGTACAGATCTCCATGTATGTCTTAGCACTCGCGTCGATTGTCTTCAACGTGTTCATGTTCTGCTATATTGGTGATCTGCTCGCCGAGCGCTGCCAGAAGTTGGGTACCACCTGCTACACGGTCGAGTGGTACCGGATGCCACCCAGAAAAGCGGTCGAGATGATCATGCCGATCACGATATCTCGATACCCCGCGACGCTCACAGCTGGAaagatgatgacgatgacccTGACTACGTTCTCTGAC ATTTTAAAGACGTCAATGGCGTATTTCAATCTGCTGCGTGAGTTCTCCATACGGGATGCTACGAGAACGTAA
- the LOC105284291 gene encoding uncharacterized protein LOC105284291, whose translation MIPNEHHEADVKYVVEQSHVVLRVLGIWPSDRQPNTIERIANIFLVIVCYFFLHCDMVPGVLYYMFVDDDVREKAKMMPPIMYSVMAIAKYGNLIIHERDIRSCLRHIKEDWAVMIVDDAREVMMIKATTGRRLFILCCTFMYCAGISYNTIVPLSRGSVITDENVTIRPLSCPGYYVFFDPQNSPAYEIVFLLQCLCGVVMYTITVTICGLAALFVMHAGAQMEILMRLIESLVDDCKFEQKNIDTKLAIIVEHQIRIRNFLRLVENTLCYSSFVEIVGCTTIICLVGYCIIVEWEDRNVTALCSYVTSLISVIINIFILCFIGEYITIQADEVSLTLCTLNWYRLPISTVRNMVLITAASSVPPQITAGKFIDLSFRTFGDVIKSAVIYLNMLRQFTENPRVRMFANRYYEHDIKYTFEMNRFLLRMLGMWPVASTKFPLFGTVTTIVLVTICFALLLFELVPSMLYIFMVLKDTRRRINVIGNPLFTTVAIIKYGFVVLYKNQVKDCLMAVDKDWRNVVESNDRTSMINNVKISRRLLAMCAIFVYLTGVGWRIIIPLSKGKIVTAENVTIRVLPCLAYFVVFDVQRSPAYEIIFVVQFFSGFMKYTITVAIFGFVTLCGMHICAQLNILATLMNNFVNEHHLGSTHKKLVVIVKHQVKTLQFLELVQSTTQYPSLIEILSSTLLICIVGYYILLYWGTQNTAILFTYSIAMLTFCFNIFIFCYMGEQVIEQGEKIALTLCTLEWYRLPNAQARALILIMAMSNSPVKLQGGKFIDLSLRTFGTVIKMALTYLNLLRTSQF comes from the exons ATGATTCCCAATGAACATCACGAGGCGGATGTCAAGTACGTGGTCGAGCAAAGCCACGTTGTGCTTCGCGTGCTCGGCATCTGGCCGTCAGATAGACAGCCGAATACGATCGAGAGGATCGCGAACATCTTCCTCGTGATCGTCTGCTACTTTTTCCTTCACTGTGACATGGTTCCTGGTGTGCTCTATTACATGTTCGTCGACGATGACGTGCGTGAGAAGGCGAAGATGATGCCGCCGATCATGTACTCGGTCATGGCGATCGCGAAGTACGGCAATTTGATCATCCACGAGCGCGACATCCGAAGCTGCCTGCGGCACATTAAGGAGGATTGGGCGGTGATGATCGTGGATGATGCGCGAGAGGTGATGATGATCAAAGCCACCACTGGGAGACGATTGTTCATCCTGTGTTGCACGTTCATGTATTGCGCCGGGATCTCGTATAACACGATCGTACCACTGTCGAGGGGGAGCGTCATCACCGATGAGAACGTCACGATCAGACCACTATCTTGTCCGGGCTATTATGTTTTCTTCGATCCACAGAACAGTCCTGCCTACGAAATCGTGTTTCTCCTGCAGTGTCTATGCGGCGTGGTTATGTACACGATCACGGTGACAATTTGCGGCTTAGCCGCGCTCTTCGTGATGCACGCCGGTGCACAGATGGAGATCCTGATGCGATTAATAGAGAGTCTCGTCGACGACTGCAAATTTGAGCAGAAAAATATCGACACGAAGTTGGCGATCATAGTCGAGCATCAAATAAGGATACGAAA TTTTTTACGTCTGGTGGAGAATACTTTATGCTATAGCAGCTTTGTCGAAATAGTGGGTTGTACTACGATCATATGTCTTGTGGGGTATTGTATAATAGTG GAGTGGGAAGATCGAAACGTGACCGCCCTGTGCTCATATGTAACATCTCTTATCTCCgtcattatcaatatttttattttatgttttattggAGAATACATAACGATTCAG GCGGATGAAGTGAGCTTAACTCTTTGTACGCTCAATTGGTATCGTCTTCCAATAAGTACGGTGCGCAACATGGTATTAATAACAGCTGCTTCAAGCGTTCCACCACAAATTACCGCTGGCAAATTCATCGACCTGTCTTTCAGAACATTTGGCGAT GTAATTAAATCTGCTGTAATATATCTTAACATGCTTCGACAATTTActgaa AATCCACGTGTCAGGATGTTCGCCAACAGATATTACGAGCACGACATCAAGTACACGTTCGAGATGAACCGTTTTCTGCTTCGTATGTTGGGCATGTGGCCAGTCGCATCAACAAAATTCCCCCTTTTTGGTACTGTAACTACGATCGTGCTGGTCACCATATGCTTCGCTCTCCTTCTGTTCGAATTAGTGCCGAGCATGCTCTACATATTCATGGTGCTAAAAGATACTCGTCGCAGGATAAACGTCATAGGCAATCCATTATTCACGACGGTGGCGATCATCAAGTACGGCTTCGTGGTGCTCTACAAGAACCAAGTGAAGGACTGCCTGATGGCGGTTGATAAGGATTGGCGAAACGTCGTCGAGTCGAACGATCGCACCTCGATGATCAACAATGTGAAGATTAGCAGACGCTTACTCGCAATGTGCGCTATCTTCGTGTACCTAACTGGCGTAGGCTGGCGAATAATCATACCACTATCGAAAGGGAAGATCGTCACTGCTGAGAACGTCACGATCAGAGTTCTGCCATGCCTCGCCTACTTTGTCGTCTTTGACGTGCAGCGCAGCCCCGCTTACGAGATCATATTCGTCGTGCAGTTCTTCTCGGGATTCATGAAGTACACGATTACTGTGGCGATCTTCGGCTTCGTAACGCTCTGCGGGATGCACATCTGCGCGCAGCTGAACATACTGGCGACCCTGATGAACAACTTCGTGAATGAACATCATCTTGGAAGCACACACAAGAAACTAGTCGTCATCGTGAAACATCAGGTCAAAACTTTACA GTTCTTAGAATTGGTGCAGAGTACCACCCAGTATCCAAGTTTAATAGAAATCTTGTCATCTACCCTATTGATATGCATTGTAGGATACTATATTCTCTTG TACTGGGGAACCCAGAATACTGCAATTCTTTTCACATACAGCATTGCAATGTTGACGTTctgcttcaatatttttattttttgttatatggGAGAGCAAGTCATCGAGCAG GGAGAGAAAATAGCGTTAACACTATGCACATTGGAATGGTACCGTCTTCCGAATGCACAAGCGCGAGCACTAATTTTGATCATGGCCATGTCGAATTCTCCAGTAAAGTTACAAGGTGGAAAATTCATTGATCTTTCTCTCAGAACATTTGGTACT gtAATTAAGATGGCTCTGACGTATTTAAATCTTCTTCGAACatcacaattttaa
- the LOC105284298 gene encoding uncharacterized protein LOC105284298 has protein sequence MHEGHLTTPEMICKTLLIVICCIMICFNIVLYTFYCIFNTENDPRAKLKLTAPIIYCMTAFAKYVTFIIHEGDIKTCLKHVTNDWKFLANVPNARDAMIVNAKTARKLFTVCCTILYFTSLLYHLTPLIEGNIDIDENATIKLLINSSQLSILDQRRNHAFEIVFLLQFFGGFIICTLTIALYGLNALLVMHTCAQMTILMTLIKMLSGEEACKGRNVDERLAIVVEHQTRTRSFLSLVEKTLQHGSLFDVLGCTMLICLVGYCILIVSSFIKRCYKILLPQADQVAWTTNMLEWYRLPTNKTRNIVLIIITSHIPLKITAGKLVVLSFRTFGNVRYMK, from the exons ATGCACGAGGGCCATCTGACCACTCCTGAAATGATCTGTAAGACTCTTCTGATTGTCATCTGCTGCATCATGATCTGTTTCAACATAGTACTCTATACATTCTACTGCATCTTCAACACAGAGAACGATCCGCGCGCAAAACTGAAATTAACCGCACCCATAATCTACTGCATGACCGCATTCGCCAAATACGTGACCTTCATTATACATGAGGGCGATATCAAGACTTGTCTGAAACATGTGACGAACGATTGGAAATTTCTGGCGAATGTGCCGAACGCGAGGGACGCCATGATAGTCAACGCAAAGACAGCGAGGAAACTGTTCACCGTATGCTGCACCATTCTGTACTTCACCAGTCTCCTTTATCATCTGACGCCATTGATCGAAGGGAACATCGACATTGACGAGAATGCTACGATCAAGCTGCTAATCAATTCGAGTCAGCTCAGCATTTTGGACCAGCGACGCAATCACGCTTTCGAAATTGTGTTTTTGCTGCAGTTCTTCGGCGGTTTCATCATATGTACCTTAACAATCGCGTTATACGGACTCAATGCGTTGCTCGTGATGCATACGTGTGCGCAGATGACGATTCTGATGACACTGATAAAAATGCTTAGTGGCGAGGAGGCGTGTAAAGGAAGAAACGTGGACGAGCGACTGGCGATCGTGGTGGAACATCAGACGCGGACGCGCAG TTTTCTATCTCTGGTAGAAAAAACGTTGCAGCATGGCAGCTTATTTGATGTCCTTGGTTGCACGATGCTGATATGTTTAGTTGGATATTGTATTCTGATTGTAAGCAGTTTCATt aaacgatgttataaaattttattgccacAGGCAGACCAAGTGGCTTGGACAACAAATATGTTGGAATGGTATCGTCTTCCAACGAATAAAACACGTAACAtcgtgttaataataattacatcgcATATTCCATTAAAGATTACAGCGGGAAAACTTGTTGTTTTATCTTTCAGAACGTTTGGCAATGTAAGATACATGAAGTGA